A window of the Natronomonas salina genome harbors these coding sequences:
- a CDS encoding site-2 protease family protein encodes MRNFEIGSVTGIPVRLNVTLLVFLPVLAWLVSRPEQMAQYASLVEVISPHPVDVATLQTGYTAELIGVAAAVGLFVGVLLHELGHSWTARRYDITITSITLWIFGGLARMEDLPEDWNVEFYVALAGPAMSVLVGVGCYALLFVVPPEPALLFLVGWLAVINLTLAAFNMLPAFPMDGGRVLRALLARERPYAEATRTAAAVGKGMAVLLAVVAVLLLAPLMLLVAMFVYVAAGAESRATVIRDLLRGMTARELMSSDVRTVAPGATVAEFLERVVTERTVAYPVMDGETVTGLVTLDVVRTVPRERRDSTTVADVMGAAPPTVAPDADAFEALRALSESRGDRLLVTERGRFVGQITSADFVTAIEVLQGLGRNRGLDAPDGYA; translated from the coding sequence ATGCGCAACTTCGAGATCGGCAGCGTGACGGGCATCCCCGTCCGGCTGAACGTCACCCTGCTGGTCTTCCTGCCGGTGCTGGCGTGGCTCGTCTCCCGCCCGGAGCAGATGGCCCAGTACGCGAGCCTCGTCGAGGTGATATCGCCGCACCCCGTCGACGTGGCGACGCTGCAGACCGGCTACACCGCCGAGCTGATCGGCGTCGCCGCCGCGGTCGGCCTCTTCGTCGGCGTCCTGCTGCACGAGCTGGGCCACTCCTGGACGGCCCGTCGCTACGACATCACCATCACCTCGATCACGCTGTGGATCTTCGGCGGCCTCGCCCGCATGGAGGACCTCCCTGAGGACTGGAACGTCGAGTTCTACGTCGCGCTGGCTGGCCCGGCGATGAGCGTCCTCGTCGGCGTCGGCTGCTACGCGCTGCTGTTCGTCGTCCCGCCGGAGCCGGCGCTGCTGTTCTTGGTGGGCTGGCTCGCGGTCATCAACCTCACGCTCGCGGCGTTCAACATGCTCCCGGCGTTCCCGATGGACGGCGGGCGCGTCCTCCGGGCGCTGCTGGCGCGGGAGCGCCCGTACGCCGAGGCGACACGGACCGCCGCCGCCGTCGGCAAGGGGATGGCCGTCCTGCTGGCGGTCGTCGCCGTTCTGCTGCTGGCACCGCTGATGCTGCTGGTCGCGATGTTCGTCTACGTCGCCGCGGGCGCGGAGTCCCGCGCCACCGTCATCCGCGACCTGCTGCGGGGCATGACCGCCCGCGAACTGATGTCCAGCGACGTCCGGACGGTCGCGCCGGGGGCGACCGTCGCGGAGTTCCTCGAGCGCGTCGTCACCGAGCGGACGGTCGCCTACCCCGTGATGGACGGCGAGACCGTCACCGGACTGGTGACCCTCGACGTCGTCCGGACCGTACCCCGCGAGCGGCGCGACTCGACGACCGTCGCGGACGTGATGGGCGCGGCGCCCCCGACGGTCGCCCCCGACGCCGACGCCTTCGAGGCCCTCCGGGCGCTCAGCGAGTCGCGGGGCGACCGACTGCTCGTCACCGAGCGCGGGCGGTTCGTCGGTCAGATTACGTCGGCGGACTTCGTCACCGCCATCGAGGTGCTGCAGGGGCTGGGACGGAACCGCGGGCTCGACGCCCCCGACGGATACGCCTGA
- a CDS encoding 50S ribosomal protein L15e, which yields MARSFYSHIREAWKTPKEGKLAELQWQRQQDWRDQGSIERVERPTRLDKARSLGYKAKQGVVVARVSVRKGSARKQRFKAGRRSKRQGVNKITRRKNLQRIAEERAGRKFRNLRVLNSYWVGEDGSQKWFEVIMLDPEHGAIQNDDELSWICDSSQKGRAYRGRTSAGQRGRGQQNRGKGTEHTFPSIRANDKRGK from the coding sequence ATGGCACGAAGCTTCTACTCGCACATACGGGAGGCGTGGAAGACGCCGAAGGAAGGAAAGCTCGCGGAACTGCAGTGGCAGCGCCAGCAGGACTGGCGCGACCAGGGTTCCATCGAACGCGTCGAGCGACCGACGCGGCTGGACAAGGCGCGCTCGCTCGGCTACAAGGCCAAGCAGGGCGTCGTCGTCGCCCGGGTGTCGGTCCGGAAGGGCAGCGCCCGCAAGCAGCGCTTCAAGGCCGGCCGCCGGTCGAAGCGCCAGGGTGTCAACAAGATCACCCGCCGGAAGAACCTCCAGCGCATCGCCGAGGAACGCGCCGGACGGAAGTTCCGCAACCTGCGCGTGCTCAACAGCTACTGGGTCGGTGAGGACGGCTCCCAGAAGTGGTTCGAAGTCATCATGCTCGACCCCGAGCACGGCGCCATCCAGAACGACGACGAGCTGAGCTGGATCTGCGACAGCAGCCAGAAGGGCCGCGCCTACCGCGGGCGCACCTCCGCCGGCCAGCGCGGCCGCGGCCAGCAGAACCGCGGCAAGGGGACCGAACACACGTTCCCGAGCATCCGCGCGAACGACAAGCGCGGCAAGTAA
- a CDS encoding serine/threonine-protein kinase RIO2, which translates to MVQNVATQMAELEQEDFHLLSGIEHGMRFSRWVSTGKIPEFSRLDEEEVEYRVDRCMDRGLVERKTIQYTGYRLTFEGYDALALHTFAERESIDGVGAPLGVGKESDVYEARSFKPLALKYHREGYTNFREVQKEREYTADKEHRSWLYTARKAAEREYEALETLYPAVSVPRPVDQNRHAILMEKIDGVELSRAKLEPEQVIGVLDLVLAEMATAYEEGFVHADMSEYNVFVSADGVTVFDWPQAVPAEHENSDELLRRDVDNILGYFQRKHPGETPDVDREALSSAIRNDEFESVRSFAV; encoded by the coding sequence ATGGTCCAGAACGTCGCCACGCAGATGGCCGAGTTGGAGCAGGAGGACTTCCACCTGCTGTCGGGCATCGAGCACGGCATGCGGTTCTCCCGGTGGGTTTCGACCGGGAAGATCCCCGAGTTCTCCCGGCTGGACGAGGAGGAAGTCGAGTACCGCGTGGACCGCTGCATGGACCGCGGCCTAGTTGAACGGAAGACGATCCAGTACACCGGGTACCGCCTCACCTTTGAGGGGTACGACGCGCTCGCGTTGCACACCTTCGCCGAACGCGAATCCATCGACGGCGTGGGCGCACCCCTGGGTGTCGGGAAGGAGAGCGACGTCTACGAAGCCCGGTCGTTCAAGCCGTTGGCGCTGAAGTACCACCGCGAGGGGTACACGAACTTCCGCGAGGTACAGAAGGAGCGGGAGTACACCGCCGACAAGGAACACCGGTCGTGGCTCTACACCGCCAGGAAGGCTGCAGAGCGCGAGTACGAGGCACTGGAGACGCTCTACCCGGCCGTCAGCGTTCCCAGACCGGTCGATCAGAACCGACACGCGATACTGATGGAGAAGATCGACGGGGTCGAGCTGTCGCGGGCCAAACTCGAACCCGAGCAGGTGATCGGCGTCCTGGACCTCGTGCTCGCCGAGATGGCCACCGCCTACGAGGAGGGGTTCGTGCACGCGGACATGAGCGAGTACAACGTCTTCGTCTCCGCCGACGGCGTCACGGTCTTCGACTGGCCGCAGGCCGTCCCGGCCGAACACGAGAACAGCGACGAGCTGCTCCGCCGCGACGTCGACAATATCCTCGGCTACTTCCAGCGGAAACACCCCGGTGAGACACCGGACGTCGACCGGGAGGCACTGTCGTCGGCGATCCGGAACGACGAGTTCGAGTCAGTGCGCTCCTTCGCCGTTTGA
- a CDS encoding RAD55 family ATPase has protein sequence MRISSGVAGFDDLIEGGLPSSRLYVICGPPGSGKTTFSSQFLVEGVRQGDNCLFVSMHESREDIVDDMSGYDFDFDQAIRTDRMAFIDVFSNDGKQLFRMPGNRRGSNDVVNRLTSHIESQNVDRIVIDSTMLLQYFLDDTDNSAIQFFTALKRTDVTAILISEMTDPSAYADEHYLAHGVIFLHNFLEEEGMRRGVQVLKMRGTAVDTDIHELSFSDDGLHVGGQQLQRH, from the coding sequence ATGCGTATTTCGAGCGGCGTGGCCGGATTCGACGACCTGATCGAGGGCGGGCTCCCGTCCAGCAGACTGTACGTGATCTGTGGTCCACCCGGCAGCGGCAAGACGACGTTCTCGAGTCAGTTCCTCGTCGAGGGGGTCAGACAGGGCGACAACTGCCTGTTCGTCAGCATGCACGAGTCGAGGGAGGACATCGTCGACGACATGTCGGGGTACGATTTCGACTTCGACCAGGCCATCAGGACCGACCGGATGGCCTTCATCGACGTGTTCTCCAACGACGGCAAGCAGCTGTTCCGGATGCCCGGCAACCGCCGCGGCAGCAACGACGTGGTCAACCGGCTCACGAGCCACATCGAGTCCCAGAACGTCGATCGGATCGTCATCGACTCGACGATGCTGCTCCAGTACTTCCTCGACGACACCGACAACAGCGCGATCCAGTTCTTCACGGCCCTGAAACGAACCGACGTGACGGCCATCCTCATCTCGGAGATGACCGATCCGAGCGCCTACGCCGACGAACACTACCTCGCGCACGGGGTCATCTTCCTCCACAATTTCCTGGAGGAGGAGGGGATGCGCCGCGGCGTCCAGGTGCTCAAGATGCGCGGGACGGCCGTCGACACCGACATCCACGAACTCTCGTTCAGCGACGACGGATTGCACGTCGGCGGACAACAGCTCCAGCGTCACTGA
- a CDS encoding ribonuclease H-like domain-containing protein codes for MRLENSYIGVDGVGETTERKLWEAGAHTWADFEPSLCGPTTAERIESFIERARPRLENGDSDFFDRRLPSSERWRLYENFREEACFFDIETTGLDQTYNDVTCVSFHRDGDTETLVRGDDLTHENVRELLDAPLLVSFNGARFDIPFLEESFDLSIDAPHLDLMYPCKRVDLTGGLKAIEPECGVERDRPDISGEDAVRLWREHERGVDGALETLISYNREDTVNLKTVADDTVERLDRRLLP; via the coding sequence GTGCGACTGGAGAACTCATACATCGGCGTCGACGGGGTGGGCGAGACCACCGAGCGGAAGCTCTGGGAGGCCGGCGCCCACACGTGGGCGGATTTCGAACCCTCCCTCTGCGGTCCGACGACGGCCGAACGCATCGAGTCGTTCATCGAGAGGGCCCGGCCGCGACTCGAGAACGGCGACTCGGACTTCTTCGACCGGCGACTCCCCTCCTCGGAGCGGTGGCGGCTCTACGAGAACTTCCGCGAGGAGGCCTGCTTCTTCGACATCGAGACGACCGGGCTGGACCAGACCTACAACGACGTCACCTGCGTCAGCTTCCACCGCGACGGCGACACGGAGACCCTCGTCCGCGGCGACGACCTCACGCACGAGAACGTCCGGGAGCTCCTGGACGCGCCGCTTCTGGTCTCGTTCAACGGCGCTCGCTTCGACATCCCGTTCCTCGAGGAGTCGTTCGACCTCTCCATCGACGCTCCCCACCTCGACCTGATGTATCCCTGCAAGCGCGTCGACCTGACGGGCGGACTGAAGGCCATCGAACCGGAGTGCGGCGTCGAGCGCGACCGGCCGGACATCTCTGGCGAGGACGCCGTGCGGCTGTGGCGCGAACACGAACGCGGCGTCGACGGCGCTCTCGAGACCCTGATCTCGTACAACCGCGAGGACACGGTCAACCTGAAGACCGTCGCTGACGACACCGTCGAGCGGCTCGACCGCCGGCTGCTCCCGTAG
- a CDS encoding lipoate--protein ligase family protein produces the protein MDWRLITEELLDGPMAMALDEVAAETVAAGGPATVRLYRWFPSTVTLGYNNDADIVDWEHCDDWGVSVTRRPTGGGAIYHDTSGDVAYSIIAPADEFPSDVTECYREFLQPILAAFEAVGVDVDFADEEKAGLWNSLCYLLPLDPAHDLVGPDGRKIAGNAQYRTRDAVVQHGSLTFEVNTDQHLGCFEDPPVTPEEFDARVCGLHELVSVDDVVETGLGAFGGYDVQRSKFVSNLEDALADWAGAEESEWTDEELERGRELVETKYGNDEWIRDRNDPTG, from the coding sequence ATGGACTGGCGGCTCATCACCGAGGAGTTACTCGACGGTCCGATGGCGATGGCGCTCGACGAGGTCGCGGCCGAGACCGTCGCTGCAGGTGGCCCCGCGACGGTACGGCTCTACCGGTGGTTCCCCAGCACCGTGACACTCGGCTACAACAACGACGCCGACATCGTCGACTGGGAGCACTGCGACGACTGGGGGGTCAGCGTCACCCGAAGACCGACCGGCGGCGGCGCGATCTACCACGATACCTCCGGCGACGTGGCCTACTCCATCATCGCGCCCGCCGACGAGTTCCCCAGCGACGTCACCGAGTGCTACCGAGAGTTCCTCCAGCCCATTCTGGCCGCCTTCGAGGCTGTAGGCGTCGACGTGGACTTCGCCGACGAGGAGAAAGCCGGGCTCTGGAATTCCCTTTGCTACCTTCTTCCCCTGGACCCGGCGCACGACCTCGTCGGCCCGGACGGACGGAAGATCGCGGGTAACGCCCAGTACCGCACCCGCGACGCCGTCGTCCAGCACGGTTCGCTCACCTTCGAGGTCAACACCGACCAGCATCTGGGCTGCTTCGAGGACCCGCCCGTGACGCCGGAGGAATTCGACGCGCGCGTGTGCGGGCTCCACGAACTCGTCTCGGTCGACGACGTCGTCGAGACCGGACTCGGCGCCTTCGGCGGGTACGACGTCCAGCGCTCGAAGTTCGTCTCCAATCTCGAGGACGCGCTCGCGGACTGGGCCGGCGCGGAGGAGAGCGAGTGGACCGACGAGGAGCTGGAGCGTGGTCGAGAACTCGTCGAGACGAAGTACGGCAACGACGAGTGGATCCGCGATCGGAACGATCCGACAGGATAG
- a CDS encoding deoxyribonuclease IV translates to MLRIGAHTSIAGGVHNAVEEQLEYAGNCGQIFTHSPQVWQDPNIGDEEAERFRELSEENDVGPWVIHSSYLVNLCTPKDDLREKSIDAMQKEVDAAAKLGVPYVNVHLGAHTGAGVEGGLDNAASALEELEIPDGVTVLIESDAGSGTKLGGTFDELAAILERCDQDLDVCLDTAHMFAAGYDLSTPEGVDETFAAFDDQVGLEHLQCVHLNDSKHECGTNKDEHAHVGEGLIGEAGMRAFVNHDAAEGVPLVLETPTEDGKSFAWNVERVRELHEA, encoded by the coding sequence ATGCTCAGAATCGGTGCGCACACGTCCATCGCGGGCGGCGTCCACAACGCCGTCGAGGAGCAACTCGAGTACGCCGGCAACTGCGGGCAGATCTTCACCCACTCCCCGCAGGTCTGGCAGGACCCCAACATCGGCGACGAGGAGGCCGAGCGGTTCCGCGAACTCTCCGAGGAGAACGACGTGGGGCCGTGGGTAATCCACAGCTCCTACCTCGTCAACCTCTGTACCCCGAAGGACGACCTCCGCGAGAAGTCCATCGACGCGATGCAGAAGGAGGTCGACGCCGCCGCGAAGCTCGGGGTGCCGTACGTCAACGTCCACCTCGGCGCCCACACGGGCGCGGGCGTGGAAGGCGGCCTCGACAACGCCGCGTCGGCGCTGGAGGAACTGGAGATTCCCGACGGCGTGACGGTGCTCATCGAGTCCGACGCCGGCAGCGGGACGAAGCTCGGCGGCACCTTCGACGAACTCGCCGCGATCCTGGAGCGCTGCGACCAGGACCTCGACGTCTGTCTCGACACCGCCCACATGTTCGCGGCGGGTTACGACCTCTCGACCCCCGAGGGCGTCGACGAGACGTTCGCGGCCTTCGACGACCAGGTCGGCCTCGAGCACCTACAGTGCGTCCACCTCAACGACTCGAAGCACGAGTGTGGCACGAACAAGGACGAACACGCCCACGTCGGCGAGGGGTTGATCGGCGAGGCCGGCATGCGCGCGTTCGTCAACCACGACGCCGCTGAGGGTGTCCCCCTCGTACTGGAGACACCGACCGAGGACGGGAAGTCCTTCGCCTGGAACGTCGAGCGCGTCCGCGAACTCCACGAAGCGTAG
- a CDS encoding class I SAM-dependent methyltransferase, whose translation MRQFSADYLRETRRGMWDDSREALSALDLESCERVLDVGCGEGALTRVLAEECPGEVVGCDRDADLLAELDGPAVQGDAHHLPFPDDSFDLVVCQALLINLPDPERAVREFARVAGDRVACIEPDNAAVSVASTVDAESRLADRARELYLRGVDTDVALGADAVEVLQSAGLSNVTSRRYDQTLVVEPPYSEADVRAVGRKASGDGLRDRRGTMAGSEEELDALRAEWREMGREAVRQVQDGAYRRRETVPFYVVVGEV comes from the coding sequence ATGCGGCAGTTCTCCGCCGACTACCTGCGCGAGACGCGCCGCGGGATGTGGGACGACAGCCGTGAGGCGCTGTCGGCCCTCGACCTCGAGTCCTGCGAGCGCGTCCTAGACGTCGGCTGCGGCGAGGGGGCCCTGACGCGTGTCCTCGCAGAGGAGTGCCCGGGCGAGGTGGTCGGCTGCGACCGCGACGCCGACCTGCTGGCCGAACTCGACGGGCCGGCGGTGCAGGGTGACGCCCACCACCTGCCGTTCCCGGACGACAGTTTCGACCTCGTGGTCTGCCAGGCGCTGCTGATCAACCTCCCCGACCCGGAGCGGGCCGTCCGCGAGTTCGCCCGCGTCGCCGGCGATCGGGTGGCCTGCATCGAGCCGGACAACGCGGCCGTCTCGGTGGCCTCGACGGTCGACGCGGAGAGTCGGCTGGCCGACCGGGCGCGAGAGCTCTACCTACGCGGCGTCGACACCGACGTGGCGCTGGGCGCGGATGCGGTCGAGGTCCTCCAGTCGGCGGGGCTCTCGAACGTGACCTCGCGCCGGTACGACCAGACGCTCGTCGTCGAGCCGCCCTACAGCGAGGCGGACGTCCGGGCGGTGGGCCGGAAGGCCAGCGGCGACGGACTGCGCGACCGCCGCGGCACGATGGCCGGCAGCGAGGAGGAACTCGACGCGCTTCGGGCCGAGTGGCGCGAGATGGGGCGGGAGGCCGTCCGGCAGGTCCAGGACGGGGCGTACCGGCGCCGGGAGACGGTGCCGTTCTACGTCGTCGTCGGCGAGGTCTGA
- a CDS encoding threonine synthase encodes MALTRTCYDCGASTAEPRARCECGEPLWLASDVPSDLAWTDLPDRPGLWRYDPLLPVSMPDTGLAAAAGGTPLLRDAALDRFAGSRVHLKVEGQQPTGSFKDRGSAVALAALDAGLVEAPDSDDGSPTAVGTVSHGNMAMSTAAFAAAHGRDCVVLVPDDVPAARLGVIAQFDPTVLRVRGDYGRLYERSLEVGRDHGVYFVNSDSPLRVEGQKTTALELCEAFAPSVPDAVVLPVSSGGHASGVWKVLRELRTVGLLDEIPPVYLVQAATCAPITEAFAAGADRVTPVDGGETVAYSIANADPPSGTRALRAARATGGAVLAVDDDAICEAQRVLATAAGVSVEAAGAVGLAGARALVGHGELAPDDDVAVVATGTGLTEAGADASAPAVELSALEERLDAFAAR; translated from the coding sequence ATGGCCCTCACGCGCACCTGTTACGACTGCGGCGCCAGCACCGCCGAGCCGCGCGCCCGCTGTGAGTGCGGCGAACCCCTGTGGCTCGCCTCCGACGTCCCGTCCGACCTCGCGTGGACCGACCTCCCCGACCGCCCCGGACTGTGGCGCTACGACCCGCTGCTACCGGTCTCGATGCCCGACACGGGGCTCGCCGCGGCCGCCGGCGGGACGCCGCTGCTCCGGGACGCGGCCCTCGACCGGTTCGCGGGGTCGCGCGTCCACCTCAAGGTCGAGGGCCAGCAGCCGACGGGGAGCTTCAAGGACCGCGGGAGCGCCGTCGCGCTCGCCGCCCTCGACGCCGGCCTCGTCGAGGCACCCGACTCCGACGACGGTTCCCCGACTGCCGTCGGGACCGTCTCCCACGGCAACATGGCGATGAGCACCGCCGCCTTCGCGGCCGCCCACGGCCGGGACTGCGTGGTGCTGGTCCCCGACGACGTCCCCGCGGCCCGCCTCGGCGTCATCGCGCAGTTCGACCCGACGGTGCTGCGGGTCCGCGGCGACTACGGGCGCCTCTACGAGCGCTCCCTCGAGGTGGGTCGGGACCACGGCGTCTACTTCGTCAACTCCGACTCGCCGCTCCGCGTCGAAGGCCAGAAGACGACGGCCCTGGAGCTCTGCGAGGCGTTCGCGCCGTCCGTCCCCGACGCCGTCGTCCTCCCGGTCAGCAGCGGCGGCCACGCCAGCGGCGTCTGGAAGGTGCTTCGAGAACTGCGCACCGTCGGCCTCCTCGACGAAATTCCACCAGTTTACCTCGTCCAGGCGGCCACCTGCGCGCCGATCACCGAGGCGTTCGCGGCCGGCGCCGACCGGGTGACGCCCGTCGACGGCGGCGAGACCGTCGCCTACTCCATCGCCAACGCCGACCCACCGAGCGGGACCCGGGCGCTTCGGGCGGCGCGGGCTACCGGCGGCGCGGTCCTCGCCGTCGATGATGACGCCATCTGCGAGGCCCAGCGCGTCCTGGCGACCGCGGCGGGTGTGAGCGTCGAGGCGGCCGGTGCCGTCGGGCTCGCCGGCGCGAGGGCGCTGGTCGGCCACGGCGAACTCGCACCCGACGACGACGTCGCGGTCGTCGCGACGGGGACCGGCCTCACGGAAGCCGGCGCGGACGCCTCTGCGCCGGCGGTCGAACTGTCGGCGCTCGAGGAACGGCTCGACGCGTTCGCCGCCCGCTGA
- a CDS encoding lactate 2-monooxygenase gives MTEQFGNRKLNRVYREGMHEGKSPDFPVSYEDLRERAHEAMDETARAYIHGGAGAEETFEREQNFSEWRIVPRMLQGVAERDLTTELMGQTVDYPVMVTPLGVQSLVHDDAELATAGACDELNVPFILSSLSSTTMEDVAEELGDTPKWFQFYWSSDEDIARSFLQRAEDAGYDGIVVTVDAPTLGWRERLIERGYYPFLDGEGVANYFSDPAFRDQLDEPPEEDPQAAVDHFLDIFGDSSLTWDDLEFVFENTDLPVHIKGVLHPEDARLAVEHGAEAVGVSTHGGRQVDGSITALEALPEIVDEVGDEATVTFDSGIRRGSDVYKALALGADAVLLGRPFVYGLALGGQAGVHHVLENLIADFDLTMGLAGRDDASALNRNSLKHESELPPR, from the coding sequence ATGACGGAGCAGTTCGGGAACCGGAAGCTGAATCGGGTCTACCGAGAAGGGATGCACGAGGGCAAGTCGCCGGACTTCCCGGTGAGCTACGAGGACCTCCGGGAGCGCGCCCACGAGGCGATGGACGAGACGGCCCGCGCCTACATCCACGGCGGCGCCGGCGCCGAGGAGACCTTCGAGCGGGAGCAGAACTTCTCGGAGTGGCGCATCGTCCCGCGGATGCTGCAGGGCGTCGCCGAGCGCGACCTCACGACGGAGCTGATGGGCCAGACCGTCGACTACCCGGTGATGGTGACGCCGCTGGGCGTCCAGTCGCTCGTCCACGACGACGCCGAGCTGGCGACCGCGGGCGCCTGCGACGAACTGAACGTCCCGTTCATCCTCTCGTCGCTGTCCTCGACGACGATGGAGGACGTCGCCGAGGAGCTGGGTGACACCCCGAAGTGGTTCCAGTTCTACTGGTCCTCCGACGAGGACATCGCGCGGTCGTTCCTCCAGCGCGCCGAGGACGCCGGCTACGACGGCATCGTCGTCACCGTCGACGCGCCGACGCTCGGCTGGCGCGAGCGGCTCATCGAGCGCGGCTACTACCCGTTCCTCGACGGCGAGGGGGTCGCCAACTACTTCTCGGACCCGGCGTTCCGCGACCAGCTAGACGAACCCCCGGAGGAGGACCCCCAGGCCGCCGTCGACCACTTCCTCGACATCTTCGGCGACTCCTCGCTCACCTGGGACGACCTGGAGTTCGTCTTCGAGAACACCGACCTCCCAGTCCACATCAAGGGCGTCCTCCACCCCGAGGACGCCCGCCTGGCCGTCGAGCACGGGGCCGAGGCGGTCGGCGTCTCCACCCACGGCGGCCGGCAGGTCGACGGGTCGATCACCGCCCTGGAGGCCCTCCCGGAGATCGTCGACGAGGTCGGCGACGAGGCGACAGTCACCTTCGACTCGGGCATCCGTCGCGGCTCGGACGTCTACAAGGCGCTGGCGCTCGGCGCCGACGCGGTCCTGCTCGGCCGGCCGTTCGTCTACGGGCTGGCCCTCGGCGGCCAGGCGGGCGTCCACCACGTCCTCGAGAACCTCATCGCCGACTTCGACCTCACGATGGGGCTGGCCGGCCGCGACGACGCGTCGGCGCTCAACCGCAACTCGCTGAAGCACGAGAGCGAACTGCCGCCGCGCTGA
- a CDS encoding DNA-methyltransferase, producing the protein METTHEVRVGDARGVDLGDGSVDLVVTSPPYPMVEMWDESFAAQDPAVEAALESGDGEAAFEAMHALLDDVWERVADALRDGGIAAINVGDATRRIDGEFELYPNHARVIEGLTEAGLTQLPGIVWRKPTNSANKFMGSGTLPTNAYATLEHEHVLLFRKGGTRSFPPNDEDRYASAFFWEERNRWFSDCWEIRGTGQTLADTDGARERSGAFPLEIPLRLVRMYSVRGDTVLDPFVGTGTTCLAALLEGRSSVGVERDPELAAAFEPRARAAPELSEELAEERLDRHRQFAAENESTTNYEADHYDTRVVTKKETGIRLTTVDDVEKESDDPLRFVATHEPY; encoded by the coding sequence GTGGAGACGACACACGAGGTCCGAGTCGGGGACGCTCGGGGGGTGGACCTCGGGGATGGGAGCGTGGACCTCGTCGTCACGTCGCCGCCGTATCCGATGGTGGAGATGTGGGACGAGAGCTTCGCCGCCCAGGACCCCGCGGTCGAGGCCGCCCTCGAGTCCGGCGACGGCGAGGCCGCCTTCGAGGCGATGCACGCGCTGCTGGACGACGTCTGGGAGCGGGTGGCCGACGCCCTCCGGGACGGCGGCATCGCGGCGATCAACGTCGGGGACGCGACCCGCCGCATCGACGGCGAGTTCGAACTCTACCCGAACCACGCGCGGGTCATCGAGGGGCTCACCGAGGCCGGCCTGACGCAGTTGCCGGGCATCGTCTGGCGGAAGCCCACCAACAGCGCGAACAAGTTCATGGGGTCGGGGACGCTGCCGACGAACGCCTACGCGACCCTGGAGCACGAGCACGTCCTGCTGTTCCGGAAGGGCGGCACGCGGTCGTTCCCGCCGAACGACGAGGACCGCTACGCCTCGGCGTTCTTCTGGGAGGAGCGCAACCGCTGGTTCTCGGACTGCTGGGAGATCCGCGGTACCGGCCAGACGCTGGCCGACACCGACGGCGCCCGCGAGCGCTCCGGGGCCTTCCCGCTGGAGATCCCGCTGCGGCTGGTCCGGATGTACTCCGTCCGCGGCGACACGGTCCTCGACCCGTTCGTCGGCACCGGCACGACCTGTCTCGCGGCGCTCCTGGAGGGCCGCTCCTCCGTCGGCGTCGAGCGCGACCCCGAACTCGCGGCGGCGTTCGAGCCGCGGGCCCGCGCCGCCCCGGAGCTCTCCGAGGAACTCGCCGAGGAGCGCCTCGACCGGCACCGCCAGTTCGCCGCCGAGAACGAGTCGACCACGAACTACGAGGCCGACCACTACGACACCCGCGTCGTGACGAAGAAGGAGACCGGCATCCGGCTGACGACCGTCGACGACGTCGAGAAGGAGAGCGACGACCCCCTGCGCTTCGTCGCGACCCACGAGCCGTACTGA